One genomic region from Sciurus carolinensis chromosome 2, mSciCar1.2, whole genome shotgun sequence encodes:
- the LOC124976417 gene encoding olfactory receptor 11G2-like produces MRTLETNSSGSVSEFLLLGFPCSWEIQILLFVIFSLIYLLTLTGNTSIICAVWSSRKLHTPMYVLLANFSFLEVCYVSSDVPQMLANLISQTKSISYAGCLLQFYFFFSMCAAESLFLSALSFDRFLAICRPLHYSIIMTNRLCAWLVIFCWLGGFLWLLTPVTLISQVPFCGPNTIDHFLCDLAPLLALSCAPVPGITLACGVISSLIIFLTFLYILGTYFCVLSTVLNVPSVLGRRKAFSTCASHLAVVSLFYGSVMVMYVSPGSGDYHGMQKFVTLFYALATPFFNPIIYNFWNKDMKEALKKFLYVL; encoded by the coding sequence ATGAGGACCTTAGAGACTAATAGCTCTGGGTCTGTGAGTGAGTTCCTCCTCCTGGGCTTCCCCTGCAGCTGGGAGATCCAGATCCTTCTCTTCGTGATCTTTTCCCTCATCTACCTGCTGACTCTCACAGGGAACACGTCTATCATCTGTGCTGTGTGGTCCAGTCGGAAgctccacacacccatgtacgTCCTCCTGGCCAACTTCTCCTTCCTGGAGGTCTGCTATGTCAGCTCTGATGTGCCCCAAATGTTGGCCAACCTTATCTCCCAGACCAAGAGCATATCCTATGCTGGCTGCCTGCTCCAGTTCTACTTCTTCTTCTCCATGTGTGCTGCTGAGAGCTTATTTCTGTCGGCCTTGTCTTTTGATCGATTTCTTGCCATTTGTAGACCTTTGCACTATTCCATCATAATGACCAATCGCCTGTGTGCTTGGTTAGTCATCTTCTGCTGGTTGGGTGGCTTTCTTTGGTTATTGACCCCTGTGACCCTAATATCTCAGGTCCCCTTCTGTGGTCCAAACACTATTGACCACTTTCTCTGTGATTTGGCGCCTTTGCTGGCATTGTCCTGTGCTCCTGTACCTGGAATTACCTTGGCTTGTGGTGTCATCAGCTCTCTCATCATCTTCCTTACCTTCCTGTACATCCTTGGTACTTATTTCTGTGTCCTAAGCACAGTGTTAAATGTGCCTTCAGTTTTGGGAAGGCGCAAGGCTTTCTCAACTTGTGCCTCCCACCTTGCTGTGGTGTCTCTGTTCTATGGTTCGGTCATGGTGATGTATGTTAGCCCAGGTTCTGGGGACTATCATGGGATGCAGAAATTTGTGACTTTGTTCTATGCTTTGGCAACTCCATTCTTTAACCCCATTATCTACAACTTCTGGAACAAAGATATGAAGGAGGCATTAAAGAAATTTCTCTATGTCTTATGA